The genomic DNA TTCAGAGAACTACATTGCAGCGAAGATTGACGTTGACTCCAATCCATCGGCCGCATCAACTTATGGTATCTATGTGATTCCAACCACCATCATACTGGATTCCTCGGGAAATGAGATAGGAAGAAGAGAGGGATACATGGCCCCTGAGGAGTTCCTCTCATATCTGGGGTAAAGCCATGCATGAATACATCCTGTCATTTGCTGCAGGGATATTTTCAGCCCTATCCCCATGCATAATCCCTGTTGTACCCATCCTGTTCTCTGAGGCAATCATGGGGGATAAAAGACAGATTGCATTTTTTTCAGCCGGGTTTGCCTCGGTATTTTTCTCTGTGATACTGTTAACAGCCGTATTCACAGCAGCCGTGAATTACTACCTCCTCTATCTGCGCATACCCGCATCCATTGTGATAATAGTCATGGGGGTCTGGCTTCTATCTGAGAAACCCCTCCTTTCATTCAGGGTTCCAGCCACCGAAAATCACCTTCTTCTGGGGTTCCTCACGGCCCTTGCCTGGGCACCCTGCTACAGCCCATACCTGGTAACTGTTATATCATACTCTGCTCTGGAAACCGGGAGTGTTATTCTTAACATGCTCCTCTACACAGGAGGTTTATCAGCGGTACTTATCGCCCTGGCTTTAATGGCAGAGCAACCATTTAAAAGGCTCGCGGAAAGGACAGGGTATCTGAGAAAATTTGGAGGTTTCATGGTAATGGCTGCAGGTATCTACATGCTTTACCAGCTGATTGGATAAAACTGCAAGTTAAATATGCAGAAATCTTAGGTGATAGTCATGAGGGTAGGATTCATAGGTTTCGGGGAAGTTGCATACACCCTCGCCTCAAGGCTCAGGGATGAGGGTGTTGATGTGCTAACCTCCCTTGAGGGTAGGAGCACCAGGACGGTGAAACTTGCAGGAGAGGCGGGAGTTCTTGATGTGCCACAGGAAGAGGTCTATTCTGCGGATATTGTTATATCGGCTGTCACCCCCTCGGTGGCGGTTGAGGCGGCAAGGGAGGCAGGGAAACATGTAAAGGGGGTTTACGTTGATATAAACAACATAGCACCGAGAACGGTAAGGAAGGCCAGCTCCTTCATAAAAAACGGCAGATTCGCTGACGCCGCCATAATGGGGAGCGTCCGGAGGAAGGGCGCCGGTGTGCTCATAATAGCTGCCGGTGAAGGCGCTGAGGATTTCATGAAACTTAACAGGTATGGATTGAACATTGAGGTCCGCGGCCAGAGGCCAGGGGATGCATCGGCAATCAAGATGCTCAGAAGCAGCTACACGAAGGGTGTTTCAGCCCTTCTCTGGGAAACACTCCTTTCAGCACACATGATGGGCCTTGAGAAGGACGTCATGGAGGTACTTGAGTACACTGAGGGAACGGATTTCAGGGAATCCACGCTTTCGAGGTTGAGAAGTTCCATAATCCATGCAGGAAGGAGATATGAGGAGATGATGGAGGTTCAGGGAATGCTTGAGGAGGTCATTGAACCCGCCATGCCATCATGCATCATGAAGGTATTTGAAAGGCTCAATGAAATTGATGCACCACATAATGCAGATTACAGTGACCTCCTAAGACTGGTGGCAGGGAAATATCAGCCACCACATGGCGATGCAGATATAAACGGGTAAAAATATAATATCCACTGGTGGGGAAATGAACTCAGACCTTGAAAGTGAATGTGCCGCAAACCTCATGGAACTTGTGGGGAAAAGGGTTGTTGATGTGGAATTCAGGGCCCATGATAATAAATGCTGGAGAATCTACATAACCACCGATTCAGGGAGAATAGTGATGACATTCTGCAGGGACTGGA from Methanothermobacter sp. includes the following:
- a CDS encoding cytochrome c biogenesis CcdA family protein codes for the protein MHEYILSFAAGIFSALSPCIIPVVPILFSEAIMGDKRQIAFFSAGFASVFFSVILLTAVFTAAVNYYLLYLRIPASIVIIVMGVWLLSEKPLLSFRVPATENHLLLGFLTALAWAPCYSPYLVTVISYSALETGSVILNMLLYTGGLSAVLIALALMAEQPFKRLAERTGYLRKFGGFMVMAAGIYMLYQLIG
- a CDS encoding NAD(P)-dependent oxidoreductase, with the protein product MRVGFIGFGEVAYTLASRLRDEGVDVLTSLEGRSTRTVKLAGEAGVLDVPQEEVYSADIVISAVTPSVAVEAAREAGKHVKGVYVDINNIAPRTVRKASSFIKNGRFADAAIMGSVRRKGAGVLIIAAGEGAEDFMKLNRYGLNIEVRGQRPGDASAIKMLRSSYTKGVSALLWETLLSAHMMGLEKDVMEVLEYTEGTDFRESTLSRLRSSIIHAGRRYEEMMEVQGMLEEVIEPAMPSCIMKVFERLNEIDAPHNADYSDLLRLVAGKYQPPHGDADING